Proteins encoded within one genomic window of Nordella sp. HKS 07:
- a CDS encoding GNAT family N-acetyltransferase yields the protein MTIEIRPIRPGEGPALLVLTRALAEAHDYLDKYTATAEDLERALFAPDPIVGCLIAFCEGEPAGCAFWHRSFTTARGREIMYLEDLSVLPAYQRRGIGRALLQKLAVEARQRGFPSIYWLTMGWNAKAQGLYDQTGAVHDEGMRYYRLADEALIRFAEARP from the coding sequence ATGACAATCGAAATCCGACCGATCAGACCCGGCGAAGGGCCGGCGCTTCTGGTGCTGACACGGGCACTGGCGGAAGCGCATGACTATCTCGACAAGTACACGGCGACCGCGGAGGACCTCGAGCGCGCGCTTTTCGCGCCTGATCCGATCGTCGGCTGCCTCATCGCCTTCTGCGAGGGCGAACCGGCGGGCTGCGCCTTCTGGCATCGGAGTTTCACCACCGCGCGCGGGCGCGAGATCATGTATCTCGAGGATCTTTCGGTGCTGCCCGCTTATCAGCGGCGCGGCATCGGGCGGGCCTTGCTGCAAAAGCTCGCGGTCGAGGCGCGGCAGCGCGGCTTTCCCAGCATCTACTGGCTCACCATGGGCTGGAACGCCAAGGCGCAGGGGCTCTATGACCAGACGGGCGCCGTTCACGACGAGGGGATGCGCTATTACCGCTTGGCGGACGAGGCGCTGATCCGGTTCGCCGAGGCAAGGCCGTGA